GGTAAGGTTTTTCATTTTTAATAACTGAAAACCGATTTTATTAATGATATACATGTTAACCCCCCTGCCAATCATTCATTCCTTTATTATATAAGACCTAGCTCGTTCATAAAAGAATTATTCTAAAATGGTATTTTGTAATATTCCGTGGATAACCACAGCCCCAACTGCTGAGCCTAAAAAGATTACGATAGATTGGCCCCATTTTTTCAAAGCCCCTCTTCCGATGATAAGGAGGTTATATAAGAGAAATAGGAAAATGATTCCTATAATTGCTGCAATAGGGTAAATCATGATGTTGCCTTTATCCCAACCCCATAATAATGCTGTTAAATAGATATAAAAACCTATTACTCCCCAAAGAACATTTCCAGCGATCCAAAAAAATTTAATCCAGATAGATATCACTCCCTTATCATACCGATACCCATAAATATGGTTGAAACAAACGCAAAAAGAGCTTAACCTTGGGGTTAAACTCTTTTGAATCCCTACGGTTGAACACTGTCTTGTGTAGCGTTTATGTTGGTATAGGCACGATCAAGTAGTCGCTGACTTTCTTCTACACGAAGTTGAGCATCAATTAATGGCTGAGTGGAACTCCCATGTCCATTAATAGCCTTACCTCTCGCCTCTTGTATATGCTCCTGGACATCACTTAATTCATGTAACAGCTGTTGTATCTCTTCTGGATTTGCATTATTAATCGCATCACGGGTCGCATTCTCCAATTTACGAGAAACCTCCGCAAGCTCACGAATCTCGGCATTGTTTTGTATAGGCATAACAGATCCTCCCTATTTGTATTCTCAACATAGCTTTTGCAGAATAGCTAATGCCTATTCCTTTGGATTGGGATATTGGGGAAGTAGTTAATGAATGCCCTAAATGATAATTAATCCAAAGAAGCCAGTTTTAGGTGAAGAACCATTTGAATAAGAACAAGAATTAGAAGAAAAAATGATTAACGCCGTAATTTTTAGCTTGTCCTGAAATTGGGACAAGCCGTATTACTTATTCAAAAAAATAATCAATTTATGCATGAAATAACATATCCAACAAAACATAAGACTGTATTTCTGTATAGACCATACCAAAAAATAGGAGTGTTTTTATGTTTACTCATCAAAAAGAATTACTATTTCCTGTTAATGTTCAAAGTTCAAATCCTAGTTATGCAGCAGCCGTTTTAGAACAATTTGGCGGCGCAAATGGTGAACTAAAAGCTTGTCTTCAATACTTTGTTCAAAGTTTTAGTGTAAAGGATCCAGCTATGAAAGATCTTTTGTTAGATATTGCTACAGAAGAAATCTCCCATTTAGAAATGGTCGGTACATGTATTACACAGTTAATGGGTGGCCCTGATAAAGACCCAAGTATGCTTGGCGGACAAGATGTGGAAATGGCATCTGAAGGTTCTATGATGACCAATGCTCATGATTTCATTAATTCTACTGTACAAAAAGGAATGATTTTGGGTGGACACGGACCAACATTAACCGATTCTTCCGGCTCCCCGTTCTCTGGTAATTTTATTAATTCAGTTGGTGACCTAATAGCTAACTTAGAATCAAACCATGCCGCTGAATTAAGAGCAAGAAAAGTCTATGAAGAGCTGCACCGTCACGTACAGGATCCGGGAGCACGCGAGATGTTTGATTTTCTTATCCAACGTGAAGAAGCTCACTCTCTTCAATTCGAAAAAGCTATTGAAGTGGCTAAGGAATTAAAGTCTGAAAAATCCTATGGAGATAAAAAATACTCAAAGCTTTATCCAGATTTATCCGCAGGTGGACCAGGGGCAGCCCAATTTGGATTCCCTGATGCAGGAATGATTACAGGTCCGTTTAAAGGTAATTCTGATACAGATATGATAAACGGTCAAAATCCCCCGTTACAATAATGTGAACCTTCAATAAGTGGCCGCTTCCCACAGATGGTAAGTACCCTAAGCTATAACCCTAAAGGCCCGTGAACCAATCGAGCATTTACGGGTAATTTATCCCCTACCTATGCTTTTCGTTTTACTTAATTAAGATTTGTGGCGGGGTATTACTACCGGTTCACGCGGGATAAGCACTTGAACTCAAATAAGAAGGAGCATGATTTCATGCCTCCTTCTTATTATATTTCCCACTAAATAAACCCCTTTATAATCCCTCTTAATTCATCTGCTATATACCTTGATCCATTTGCGATCTCGTTATTAGAAAATGAAACCTGAACATGGCTTTCATCCGTTTCCAAGGCTTCCGCAAACAATCCGTCAAGCCCCTTAGCACGACGATCCACTTGGAGGACCAA
This genomic window from Bacillaceae bacterium S4-13-56 contains:
- a CDS encoding manganese catalase family protein encodes the protein MFTHQKELLFPVNVQSSNPSYAAAVLEQFGGANGELKACLQYFVQSFSVKDPAMKDLLLDIATEEISHLEMVGTCITQLMGGPDKDPSMLGGQDVEMASEGSMMTNAHDFINSTVQKGMILGGHGPTLTDSSGSPFSGNFINSVGDLIANLESNHAAELRARKVYEELHRHVQDPGAREMFDFLIQREEAHSLQFEKAIEVAKELKSEKSYGDKKYSKLYPDLSAGGPGAAQFGFPDAGMITGPFKGNSDTDMINGQNPPLQ